The genomic region ATCATGCAAAGTTCTCCATCCTCTCTCAATTTTGGACTCTCAATTTTGCATATCTTCTCTCATATATAATCTAATTTCACAAGACTGGACCGAAGGTTGCTCTGAACTTCACATTTTTAAATTCTTCTTTTTTGATTCTGTCATTTTGGATGTTGAAAAATGTTGCTTTAAATTTCCTCTGTTTTTTTTTTCTTTTCTGAAATTATGTATATGAGATACATAAAATTGATGTACGAATTTGATATATGAAACCCCAAAAAAATTGGTATATTTTGAATAAAAAAATTATATAAGGGGCACATTTTTAACTTTCGCACTGGGTCTTGAATCCTTTAGGACCGGCCCTGCTCCTACATCTTTCTGTGTTTTTGATGTACCTACCTTAGCTAGTTAATTAACTGCATGCCGCCATGCATCTGTATGGTAATGGATATATNNNNNNNNNNNNNNNNNNNNNNNNNNNNNNNNNNNNNNNNNNNNNNNNNNNNNNNNNNNNNNNNNNNNNNNNNNNNNNNNNNNNNNNNNNNNNNNNNNNNNNNNNNNNNNNNNNNNNNNNNNNNNNNNNNNNNNNNNNNNNNNNNNNNNNNNNNNNNNNNNNNNNNNNNNNNNNNNNNNNNNNNNNNNNNNNNNNNNNNNNNNNNNNNNNNNNNNNNNNNNNNNNNNNNNNNNNNNNNNNNNNNNNNNNNNNNNNNNNNNNNNNNNNNNNNNNNNNNNNNNNNNNNNNNNNCCAGCTTATGTCAAACTAAAACCGTTGAAGGTCATTAAAACTAAATTGAACTTTTGAAAGCCTTAACGATCACCAAATCATATGAAATTTTGTAGAGGTGATCTACTCATATAGACCTAAGATATGAACGGTGGAGATGTAAAATTATAATCGGGAAGTTGGTGTAATACCATATCCCTATAAATGGCTTAAAATATGGATCCCTCATTGAAAGGGCCATATATATATATATATATATATATATATATTTATAGACACACACACATACACACACATACATCTATATATATGGATTTGCATCATTTCAAGGATTTTGCCATTTCAAGTTAAACTAATTTGAGAGGAATACGAGTAAGACGGTAAAATAATCATTTTAGACCACGTACATATTTCTTTCAAGCCCCTAGATCCATCTTGAACCATGTAACGTACTTTGATCCAAGCAAACTCTATTGAAGTTCATTTGGATTCGTCCGGCGCCCGAATTCCGGACTATTGATTCTAAAGGATATTCTAGCTCAAGCAGACAGATCGATCGTCTGCCCTAAATTTTAGTTTCTGTTTAGGGAGGTCGACTGATAAGAAGTCTCATCATCAGAGCTAGGTCCAAACAAATGAACCCTAAAATGATCGAACTGTAGGTTGCCTGCGTTCTAGGTTACACTACATCGACGACGACTAGTTAATTCTCATCCCGTCACGAACTCTCTCGACTGGACCACGGAGATTTCTACACCTGTCCCGACGAACCCTGACGTCGCTCTCGCCTCCGATTCTTGACGTTAGGTGGTGGTCACGACGCAGTAGGGGACCAACATCTCCAGAACCTTCCACGTCGGCTAATCGGCGGTTGACCGTACAGTTCCCCACCGACGTACCTGGGTCCAACGACAAGCTGGCCTCTTATATTAGCTTGGGGGATTATCCGAACGGGCTCAGCTGTAATACACCGCCGTCTCGGGTCCATCTGTTCCACATGAATATGGCGTCGCACAGGTAAAATCTTATATTCTCGATGTGGGATTGATATCTCAACACGCCTTTGCACGTGTGGTGAATTTTCAAGCCTAACACGTGGACCTTGGACGTGGGTAATCCGCTCTGATATCATGATAAAGTAGTATGCGGTTCACGTCTAAAACCAATTGGCAATTGGTGGAGTGGCCCAAACCCTTATAAACCTACAGGCAAAGTCTCATATTCCCGATGTGGGATTGATATCTCAACACTAACTTTGCGACTTCAAGGGTTTTAACTTGCTCCATCGAAAACAATGTTATCATGCACTCATCCATGACAAAGAGTGACATGATATGGGGTGCTAGAATATATAAGAGAAATCAAGAAGTATGAGATTATCTTAACGGGATGGAAAATGAGAAATATATCATCATGTCTTGGGCATGCAAGGTGAACTTGACGGAAAATTTGGTTAATAATGCTTAACGTTGATATGTGGTTGGATTAAATTATTAGAGGCAGGGCAAGTCTTTAGCGACCTGTGTATCTTAAAAGAGGTTAGCTAGTTTTAACTCTTTACCGATACATGTTTTGTATGTGTAAAATAACGTTATTTATATTTTTTAAGTTTTAATATTTAGAGTATAAAGTTAGAAATTATGTCGGCACGATGTGAAAAATTATATATGTAGAATGTGGGATGTGAATTTTGTCTTATTATATCAACGACTTTTAGTAATACGATAACTATTTTTTCACTATGACTTGCCACTTACAAATAGACAAATGTTACTAGACAAAATGATACTAGGCTAGCTATTCTTGATAAAATTTTGTAAAATTTTATTTCTTTATTATTCAAAATATTTATTCCAATATTCATCACATAATAAAAATTTTACAATGTGTTAATGTAACTCAAAATACGATTATTCGTTAAGAGTGATTTCTAAAGGAAACAGGAAAACTTTAATTTGGATTTCTTAGGTCAAAAAGCTTTTTTTCTTTTTCTGAAAAGGGTCTGGGATTGGCCAAGAAAGTTTTATCTGGCTAAGCTATAACTATTCAAGTTCAACATGACATGTTCTTATCCTTTCAGCAACCTTCCCATTTCGGAAGCTAACACTACGTATACAGTGAGAGCTTAATTCAGAACCACAATTTACAAGTCAAACGATTCAATTCAAACAGTGATTTCTAGCATTCACCATGAGTTTGATTGTGTCAAGTCTAAGAAATCACTTTCCAAACTTTTAGCAAATTATTTAATTTCCTCCTAATCCCAGTTCACAGTTTGTCTCTTTGTGCAGGTGGAACTCCTCCTTCCTCCTATATATACCCCAGCCCTCCTCTTTTCCTCTCATCATTGACATTACCTCCCTTAGCAACCATCATTTCCAGTTCTTCACCATCCTTCAGTACAGAAGAGAATTCACAAAGAGAGAACCAGAGAGAGTGGTGCTACATTTTTATGGAGAAAATTGCTTCTACTTTGATATACATATTTATCTCTCTCTCAGCTCTGTTCTTATATCACTGCATAAAGAAACAAAAGAGAACATTTCTGCATAAGGCTAAGCTTCCCCCAGGCTCAATGGGGTGGCCTTGCATAGGAGAGACCCTGCAAATGTACTCTATGGACCCAAACATATTCTTTTCCACAAAGCAGAAGAGGTTTCTAATCAATTACCAACCTCTGATCATAATTTCATGTTTACATCGGATATTGCATGGATTTATCCAACTTGTTCTGCTTTACTTGTTCATCAGGTATGGAGACATATTCAAAACCCACATACTTGGCTGTCCTTGTGTCATGTTGGCAAGCCCTGAGGCCACAAAGTTTGTGCTGGTTACTCATGCTCACCTATTCAAGCCCACATACCCGAAAAGCAAGGAGAAGCTGATCGGCCCTTCTGCTTTGTTCTTTCACCAGGGAGATTACCACAGTAGTCTTAGGAAGCTCATTCAGAGCTCTCTGTCTCCAAACCCCAACACTATGCAGAAACTGGTTCCTGACATTGAAGCTTTAGCCATTTCTGCCTTGGAATCATGGGCTGCAGCCGGAACTGTCATCAACACCTATCATGAAATGAAGAAGGTACATGAAATTTTGGACCCTCCATATTTGATTAATTACATGAGTTAAAGTAGTCTTCTGCACCAACACGTTTACTTACGTCGTTTTGCTCATGTATGCTTATGTCGGCTTATCTTGGTTTTGCCACTGGTTCTAATGTATCTGTCCTTCCATTGTCGTCTGCAGTTTGTGTTTGATGTCGGCTTTCTTGCCATTTTTGGCCGATTGGATGATACTTACAGAGAGAAGCTCAAGCAGAACTACCACATGGTAGACAAGGGTTACAATTGTTTTCCAACAAACATGCCAGGCACTGCATATCACAAAGCTCTCTTGGTAAGCAAAATCAACTCTATCGGTATAGTTATATGTATGTAGTACATGTTAAAGAGATTTTAATTTGACAATGCCTTTTGTTTCTTCCACTTTCTTCTTAATCATCAAAGGCGAGGAAAAGGCTTAGTCAGATTCTGAGACAGATAATTTCTGAGA from Fragaria vesca subsp. vesca linkage group LG3, FraVesHawaii_1.0, whole genome shotgun sequence harbors:
- the LOC101294153 gene encoding abscisic acid 8'-hydroxylase 4-like, giving the protein MEKIASTLIYIFISLSALFLYHCIKKQKRTFLHKAKLPPGSMGWPCIGETLQMYSMDPNIFFSTKQKRYGDIFKTHILGCPCVMLASPEATKFVLVTHAHLFKPTYPKSKEKLIGPSALFFHQGDYHSSLRKLIQSSLSPNPNTMQKLVPDIEALAISALESWAAAGTVINTYHEMKKFVFDVGFLAIFGRLDDTYREKLKQNYHMVDKGYNCFPTNMPGTAYHKALLARKRLSQILRQIISERKEKKVLQKDLLGDLLNFQNEKGQNLSEDQISDNIIGVLFAAQDTTASVLTWILKYLHDNQNILEAVKAEQKAICDANDGCKRSLTWAQIRNMPLTHRVILESLRMASIISFAFREAVVDVKYKGYLIPKGWKVMPLFRNIHHNPEFFSAPQNFDPSRFEVAPKAYTFIPFGKGVHACPGNELAKLEMFILIHHLVTSFRWEVVGSQSGIQYGPFPVPQHGLPARFLKEQVNPKQDFPTTS